One window of the Cryptomeria japonica chromosome 7, Sugi_1.0, whole genome shotgun sequence genome contains the following:
- the LOC131074500 gene encoding putative disease resistance protein RGA3: MDPGIPVAIIDKLSKIIVEPIVKKTCQEIALVCNFTRDFDWLKELTSIHDFLVKVNLRAVQDKGVKRWLNRVQDVAWEAEDIVEECALRPLYASNVTQSCVCIPVELYFRYKMAKRIQKVKERVIFITKGGEQLKLLGELVSALSEQSSSNAERKENSLLPSDSQPVGIELKVQKLITEIDGSTVPVIAVVGMGGAGKTFLLKNAFKKIRARYTHSIWLSISQAYSIKKLQLDLMKTLNVEVNNVTEDDAARLIHDALGGTKSLIVLDDVWRVDREKNIMTRLGLPVGPESQCKVVVTTRNRQICDNLGALPYDMELLSEQESWKLFCAHAFPDEPVPDQLQAIASQVEKECGRLPLALKITGASLSRCTELKKWEFKLNQLKKVDLVKFVDPNYDLIMHILELSYDSLPSPLKVCFSYLSFFPEDEKINAEYLINLWIAEGFISQEGEYQWEVAWRYLDLLASLCLLEVEEDEHLVKHCKVHDLLLDLAILISKEHQCKFSVNDAFTSAKRILLHQQEAIVQTRESCPRSLRTLSLYDTSIEKVEKKFVSPVRLLRVLDLSNTEISTLPSCVGKLKILKLLNLSCTKIKKIPKCVKSLKRLLFLDLSDCELERLPKWINKLKCLQHLNISGCNDDLLSHMPKGISKLVDLRVLRSSHLRFCAEKDGFLKLEDLPKLTCLQELSLEVNKEMNNGTFSQQPYMRYLSVKSSGAISSLPPNLSDMQYLQTLKLEKFAVPNWLCALTDLAYLKLEKCDCSYYPEFQNLPNLKKLVLDGDNTCTELPKVFGKPSGFPKLRFLTIMNFSNLEVLPDLEDGAMPFLQEFYVGSCPRVKKVPEGLEWLTKLKKFYYTGNENDELNRGQQFWDNIRANIKDQNNSQVEIIVTII; encoded by the coding sequence ATGGATCCTGGAATCCCAGTAGCTATTATTGACAAACTTTCCAAGATCATAGTGGAGCCGATAGTCAAGAAAACGTGTCAAGAAATAGCGCTGGTTTGCAACTTCACGCGGGACTTTGACTGGTTGAAGGAGCTCACAAGTATACATGATTTTCTGGTAAAGGTAAATTTACGTGCTGTACAAGACAAGGGGGTGAAAAGATGGCTGAACCGAGTTCAGGACGTTGCCTGGGAAGCAGAGGACATTGTGGAAGAATGTGCTCTTCGCCCTCTTTATGCTAGCAATGTAACTCAGTCTTGTGTTTGCATTCCTGTTGAATTATATTTCCGCTATAAAATGGCAAAAAGAATTCAGAAAGTCAAAGAGCGGGTCATATTTATCACGAAAGGTGGAGAGCAGCTGAAGCTTTTGGGTGAATTAGTGTCGGCTCTCTCCGAACAGTCATCAAgcaatgcagagaggaaggaaaaTAGTCTCCTGCCCAGCGATTCACAGCCTGTAGGGATTGAGCTCAAGGTTCAGAAGCTTATCACCGAGATAGATGGATCAACTGTTCCAGTCATTGCCGTGGTGGGGATGGGCGGAGCAGGGAAGACATTTCTTCTCAAAAACGCTTTTAAGAAAATCAGAGCAAGGTATACGCATTCAATCTGGCTTTCCATATCACAGGCATATTCTATTAAAAAATTACAGCTTGATTTAATGAAAACTTTAAATGTTGAGGTGAATAATGTAACTGAAGATGATGCCGCGCGGCTGATTCATGACGCTTTAGGAGGAACGAAATCTCTCATCGTGCTGGATGACGTCTGGAGGGTAGACAGAGAGAAAAATATCATGACAAGGCTTGGTCTACCAGTTGGTCCTGAAAGCCAATGTAAAGTTGTTGTTACAACAAGAAATAGGCAAATTTGCGACAACCTTGGTGCTTTGCCTTACGACATGGAGCTTTTATCAGAGCAAGAGAGTTGGAAGCTGTTCTGTGCTCATGCTTTCCCAGATGAACCCGTCCCGGATCAACTTCAAGCGATAGCTAGTCAAGTTGAAAAGGAATGCGGGAGGTTACCATTGGCTCTCAAGATAACAGGAGCCTCTCTCTCCCGCTGCACGGAGCTAAAAAAGTGGGAATTTAAATTGAATCAGCTCAAGAAGGTTGATCTTGTGAAGTTTGTTGATCCTAACTATGACTTAATTATGCACATTCTCGAATTGAGCTATGATTCCTTGCCTTCACCTCTTAAGGTCTGTTTTTCTTATTTGTCATTCTTTCCTGAGGATGAGAAAATAAATGCGGAATATCTCATAAATCTTTGGATTGCCGAAGGATTCATTTCCCAAGAAGGAGAATATCAGTGGGAGGTAGCTTGGCGTTATTTAGATCTCTTGGCCAGCCTATGCTTGCTTGAAGTAGAAGAGGATGAGCATCTAGTCAAACATTGTAAGGTCCATGACTTGCTGCTCGATTTAGCAATTCTTATATCTAAAGAACACCAATGTAAATTTTCTGTTAATGATGCCTTCACATCCGCGAAAAGAATTTTACTGCACCAGCAAGAGGCCATTGTACAAACCAGGGAATCTTGTCCGAGATCTCTTCGGACTCTGTCATTGTATGACACTTCCATTGAGAAAGTTGAGAAAAAGTTTGTCAGTCCTGTGAGATTATTAAGGGTTCTCGACTTGAGCAACACTGAGATCTCCACATTGCCCTCTTGTGTCGGAAAGCTAAAAATTCTCAAGCTTCTCAATTTATCATGCACAAAAATTAAAAAGATACCAAAATGTGTGAAAAGTCTTAAGCGTCTTCTCTTTCTTGATCTGTCTGACTGTGAGCTAGAACGTCTTCCTAAGTGGATCAATAAACTCAAATGTCTCCAGCATCTCAATATAAGTGGTTGCAATGATGATCTGCTGAGTCATATGCCCAAAGGAATTTCAAAGCTGGTGGATTTGAGGGTACTAAGATCGAGCCACTTGAGGTTCTGTGCCGAAAAGGATGGATTCTTAAAGTTGGAGGATCTTCCCAAATTAACCTGTCTTCAAGAATTAAGCTTAGAAGTTAATAAGGAAATGAACAACGGAACCTTTTCTCAGCAACCCTACATGCGCTATCTATCAGTTAAATCATCTGGTGCAATATCTTCTTTGCCGCCGAATCTCTCCGACATGCAGTATCTACAAACACTTAAACTCGAGAAATTTGCTGTGCCGAATTGGCTGTGTGCGCTAACGGATCTAGCGTATCTCAAATTAGAAAAGTGTGACTGTAGCTATTATCCGGAATTTCAAAACTTGCCTAACTTGAAAAAGTTGGTATTAGATGGTGATAACACTTGTACAGAACTACCAAAGGTGTTTGGAAAGCCATCTGGGTTTCCCAAGCTACGCTTTCTGACAATTATGAATTTCTCTAATTTGGAGGTGCTGCCAGATTTAGAGGATGGAGCAATGCCCTTCCTGCAGGAGTTCTATGTAGGATCTTGTCCGCGAGTGAAGAAAGTTCCAGAGGGTTTAGAATGGTTGACAAAACTAAAGAAGTTCTACTACACTGGGAATGAAAACGATGAATTGAACAGAGGCCAGCAATTCTGGGATAATATCAGAGCAAATATCAAAGATCAAAATAATTCTCAAGTGGAAATCATTGTAACTATTATTTAG